A window from Toxoplasma gondii ME49 chromosome IX, whole genome shotgun sequence encodes these proteins:
- a CDS encoding hypothetical protein (encoded by transcript TGME49_210370~Signal peptide predicted by SignalP 2.0 HMM (probability 0.733) with cleavage site probability 0.593 at residue 26) — translation MATVPMVSLSAARFTLSFLFFQLCLSRLFRPEGRNELEGPKDVDADVIRALDLASVFAFAEAVNNPPPLEGASVSPENATDPPETGGSRRWRTARYVLRRPFTHIRRVSSAVRRYISRGTSSLASSFAWKRRLRKLIRGMAKDLKQNRVRDAQQKPGSDAVASFVKTPHALLTSLGTPPAELANAVGLLLPVQHPVPMKSKVTGKSLLVSHAATVGVSSYGSVLLRCEGSGESASYFLEAFPVLRGSREASVSVRKQYLAAIKELRAASGVAQVGVVVDLLLLKRVRNTWCPRPHESHFAFPNVFLKRAVEGETLREVLLHIASTAATDTPGTGPAHDARVSLTEQVHKLARSAAELGSRGGKINIDTFFVTLDGIVHLQPVSLVESPPVHRGSAGLESPIAAELEEGEEKPSPEKRMTDDLALAIVLAQIWCPQRRFDDVAYELLLLHRFEREVTEEFFERCADPPEAVQVLVTMLAF, via the coding sequence ATGGCAACGGTACCAATGGTCTCGCTGTCGGCTGCCCGTTTCAcgctttctttcttgttttttcagctGTGTCTTTCGCGGCTGTTCCGGCCCGAAGGAAGAAATGAGTTGGAAGGACCGAAAGATGTAGACGCAGACGTGATCAGAGCGCTTGACCTGGCAAGCGTTTTTGCGTTTGCAGAGGCGGTCAACAACCCACCGCCACTCGAGGGAGCCTCTGTGTCGCCTGAAAATGCCACCGACCCACCAGAAACGGGCGGTTCTCGTCGTTGGCGGACAGCCCGTTACGTCTTGCGACGTCCTTTCACGCACATACGCCGCGTGTCCTCTGCAGTTCGCCGCTATATCAGCCGCGGCACGAGCTCATTGGCGTCGAGTTTTGCGTGGAAAAGGCGTTTGAGGAAACTTATCCGCGGGATGGCAAAGGACCTCAAGCAAAACAGGGTGCGCGACGCACAACAAAAGCCAGGAAGCGACGCGGTAGCCTCGTTCGTCAAGACTCCTCACGCTCTTCTGACGTCTCTGGGGACTCCCCCAGCAGAACTGGCCAACGCCGTAGGTTTGTTGTTGCCGGTTCAGCATCCTGTGCCAATGAAATCGAAAGTGACGGGGAAAAGCCTGCTTGTGAGTCATGCGGCAACTGTGGGCGTCTCGTCGTACGGAAGCGTTCTGCTGAGGTGCGAGGGTTCCGGCGAATCGGCGAGCTACTTCCTGGAAGCTTTCCCGGTTTTGAGAGGATCCAGGGAAGCGAGCGTGAGCGTCAGAAAACAGTACTTGGCTGCAATAAAGGAACTCAGAGCTGCGTCGGGAGTCGCGCAAGTCGGTGTTGTGGTAGACCTGTTGTTGCTGAAGCGCGTTCGCAACACCTGGTGCCCGCGGCCTCACGAATCTCACTTTGCGTTTCCGAATGTCTTTCTCAAGCGGGCTGTCGAGGGAGAAACTCTCAGAGAGGTTTTGTTGCACATTGCAAGTACCGCTGCGACGGACACACCGGGGACGGGACCCGCCCACGACGCGCGAGTCTCGCTGACGGAACAAGTGCACAAATTAGCGAGGAGTGCCGCAGAGCTCGGCTCCAGAGGCGGAAAAATCAACATCGACACTTTTTTTGTCACTCTTGACGGGATCGTTCACCTCcagcctgtctctcttgtaGAATCGCCGCCGGTGCATCGGGGATCAGCTGGCCTAGAATCTCCTATCGCGGCAgaactcgaggaaggcgaagagaaaccaTCGCCAGAAAAGCGCATGACTGACGACTTGGCTCTTGCCATCGTTCTGGCACAGATCTGGTGTCCGCAACGGAGATTCGACGACGTCGCCTACGAACTGTTGCTGCTTCACCGATTCGAGAGGGAAGTCACAGAAGAGTTCTTTGAACGCTGCGCCGACCCGCCAGAGGCTGTCCAGGTCCTGGTCACAATGCTGGCTTTCTGA